From the genome of Mucilaginibacter paludis DSM 18603:
CCGGGCCCTCAAAGTGTGTACCTTCTTTACCGCTTATCTTGGCTACACTGCCGCCTTCGGCCAGGTTTCCGTATAATATTTGCAGGTGACCAGTGGCTTTTACCGGTGCCTCAACAGGCCAGATAATTTTTTGAGTTTCAAATTCCAGTTCCGGTACGCTCTCCAGGTTTTCGGCAATGGTTTTGCCGGTAACGGTTAAGCATTCGCCATGTAACCAACCTTGTTTTAACAGGTATTTCATTACAGCCGGAACGCCGCCTATATTATGTAGGTCTTCCATCATGTATTTACCGCTCGGCTTCATATCGGCCAATACGGGTATGCGGTTGCTCACCGCCTGGAAATCATCCTGGGTTAATTTAACATCCACACTTTTAGCCATCGCTATTAAATGGAGCACCGCGTTTGTTGATCCGCCTAATACCATAATGGTTACGATAGCATTTTCAAATGCTTCGCGCGTCATGATGTCGGATGGTTTGATGTCTTTCTCTAATAAAACCTTAATGGCTTCACCGGCTGCTAAACACTCTGCTTTTTTATCGTCGCTAAGTGCCGGGTTTGACGAGGAGTAAGGCAAGCTCATCCCTAAAGCCTCAATGGCGGCGGCCATGGTGTTGGCTGTGTAAATACCGCCGCAGGCACCAGCACTCGGGCAGGCATTTTTAATGATCTCTTTAAAATCAAAATCATCCAATTGCCCGGCTATCTTTTTGCCTAAAGCTTCAAATGCTGATACGATATTTAAATCTTCACCTTTATAATGGCCGGGTTTAATAGTACCGCCGTATACCATAATAGAAGGGCGGTTTAAACGGCCCATAGCCATAATGGTACCTGGCATATTTTTATCACAACCGGGCAAGGCAATTAAGCCATCATAGTATTGAGCACCGCATACCGCTTCAATCGAGTCGGCAATCACATCGCGGCTTACCAGCGAATAGCGCATGCCATCAGTTCCGTTACTCATGCCATCGCTTACACCAATAGTATTAAATATCAATCCTACTAAATTGGCATCCCACACACCCTTCTTCACAATGGCGGCCAGATCATTCAGGTGCATGTTGCATGTATTGCCGTCATAGCCCATACTTGCAATACCTACCTGGGCTTTTTTCATGTCGTCTTCGGTTAAACCGATTCCGTAAAGCATGGCCTGGGCAGCCGGTTGTGTCGGGTCTTGGGTGAGTACTTTGCTGTACTTGTTCAATTCTGTATCCTGTAGGGTATCTGTTGTCGAACTCATGTTGTTTGGATAGATATTTACAATTTAGTATTATAACAAAAACGCCTTCTCATTTTTGATGGGGAAGGCGCTTCGTGGTATTTTATGTGTTACTGGTTAAAACGCTTATCCCCTGTATGTACTGGCAGTGCCAGAAGCAAAATTTGAATGCCCAGAATTTGAATGACAACACTAATGACCACCTCTTTAACGGAGGCGATTATAATACTTGTTTGTTGTGCTGATCCTTGGTTCATTGTTTGGTTAAAAACTATATCTGTAAGTTAGGTACTTGTTTGTATAGTAGCAATAGGGGATGTGATATTTTTTAAATTAGTATTTAATTCTGTATAAAGTTTTTATTTGGTATTTTATTTTGTATTTGCTTCTATATAAAAATTATAGATGGTATACCGTATACCAAAGTTAGTTTTGGTATACGGTATACCGAAATCGTAATTGGTATAAAAAGTTAAAATTCTGCGTAAAATGCCTCAATGGCTGGAAGGATTTTAATTTTTGCTCAAAAAAAAGGCCTCTTAGCATTTATTGCTAAGAGGCCTTTTTCGAAAACTTTTAGCAATAAATTTAGCGTTGAATAATACCCTCCGCCAAAACCATCACTTTGTTGTTCAGTACTTCAACAACGCCACCTTTAACTATGTAAACTTCCTCTTTACCGGAAGTACGAACAATGAGTTTACCATCCTCTAAAGTAGAGATGATGGCAGCGTGATTGTTTAATATCTCGAAAGATCCCATAGTGCCCGGAACGGTTACGGATTTAACCTCGCCTTCGAACACTTTTTTATCGGGAGTAAGTATTTCTAAATTCATTTGTTTTTAGTATTGCGTAGTGAGTATTGCGATATTCTCAATACTGTGTTAGTTTGGTAATGCGTATCGCGATGAGCATTCTGGTCTCAATACGCAATACGCACATCTCAATACTATTAGTTATTTGCTTCTGCTAATAATTTTTTACCTTTTTCAATAGCATCCTCAATAGTACCTACCAGGTTGAAAGCTGCTTCAGGATACTCATCAACTTCGCCATCCATAATCATGTTAAAGCCTTTAATGGTATCTTTGATATCAACCAATACACCTTTTAAACCGGTGAATTGCTCAGCTACGTGGAACGGTTGCGAAAGGAAACGTTGTACACGGCGCGCACGGGTTACTACCAATTTATCTTCTTCAGATAACTCATCCATACCCAAAATAGCGATGATATCCTGCAACTCTTTGTAGCGTTGTAAAATTTCTTTAACGCGTTGAGCGGTATTATAATGCTCATCACCTAAAATGGCAGCGCTAAGGATGCGTGAAGTTGAATCCAATGGGTCAACCGCGGGGTAAATGCCTAACTCGGCAATTTTACGCGATAACGAAGTTGTAGCATCCAAGTGGGCAAATGTTGTTGCCGGTGCAGGGTCGGTTAAATCATCCGCAGGTACGTATACCGCTTGTACTGATGTAATCGATCCACGTTTGGTTGATGTGATACGTTCCTGCATCAAACCCATTTCGGTAGCCAGTGTTGGCTGGTAACCTACCGCCGATGGCATACGGCCTAACAAAGCCGATACCTCGGCACCTGCCTGGGTAAAGCGGAAGATGTTATCCACGAAGAACAGGATATCCTTACCTTGTCCTTCGCCATCACCGTCACGATAATATTCGGCAACGGTTAATCCTGATAAAGCTACCCGCGCACGTGCACCGGGAGGCTCGTTCATCTGACCGAAAACCAGTGTCGCTTTTGATTCTTTTAATTTTTCTTTATCAACTACGCTTAAATCCCAGCCGCCTTCTTCCATTGAATGTTTGAAAGCATCGCCGTAGTTAATCACATTCGATTCTATAAACTCGCGCAATAAGTCGTTTCCTTCGCGGGTACGCTCACCTACACCGGCAAATACCGATAAACCTGCGTAAGCCTTGGCAATATTGTTTACCAGCTCCATGATCAATACGGTTTTACCTACACCGGCACCACCAAATAAACCAATTTTACCGCCTTTTGCATAAGGCTCAATTAAATCGATTACTTTGATACCTGTAAACAATACCTCTGTTTCGGTTGATAACTCATCAAAACGCGGAGGTTTAGCGTGGATAGGGGCACCAGCCGAATTATCTAATTGATCAATACCATCAATAGCTTGTCCTACAACATTTAATAAACGGCCTTTGATCTGATCGCCAACAGGCATTTTGATCGGCGACTTCGTATCGGTAACTGTCATACCGCGTAATAACCCGTCCGTCGAATCCATCGCAATCGCTCGCACCCGGTCTTCGCCTAAGTGTTGTTGAACTTCAAGGATAATTTTTTGTCCGTTGTCTTTTGTGATCTCTAAGGCATCAAAGATCCGGGGGAGTTGTCCGTCATTAGCAAAGCTTACGTCAACTACCGGGCCAATGATTTGTGATATTTTTCCAATGTTTGGCATACTATTTTGGGTAATTCTTTATAATATTAAACCTTTAATAATCAAAGGCTAGTTACGGGTGGCAAAAATAAGGTTTATAACCGATAATCAAACACCCAATTTAATATTTTATGCACATCATTATAACGTAATTACGAAGTGCATAATTATTGAAACAAATTAAGGTAAAAATACTTGTATGTGCTTAAATAGGTGGTATTTTTTTAACTCATAAAGTGGTGCTTAGTATGAAAAAAAATAATCGACATTGCTATGTAAGCATAGTAAATTTTGTTATGTTTGTGTATAAACCAATTGCCGTAGACCGGGATTAATTATAAAATTATGAGAAGAGTATTACTAATAGGGCTTGCGCTATTGCCTGTTATGGCTATGGCTCAAGGATTTCAAGTTAATCTGCACGGACAAAAGCAGGTAGGTATGGGTAACACCGGCACCGGTATTGTACAGGACGGTGCATCGATATTGTTTAACCCCGGAGCGGTGGCTATGCTCCCCGAAAATTATATACAAGGCGGCATCAGCCCGCTCGTATTTCAATCCGCATTCCAAAGCACAGGCTCAAGCCAGTATTTTAACAACAAGAATGAAATAGCCACTCCTTTTACCTTTTATGCCGCCTGGGGACCCAAGGCATCGTTTTGGAAAATCGGGTTAGGCGTTTATACTCCCTTTGGCGGATTAACCAATTGGGGAAATACCTGGGATGGTAAGTACGCGTTGGAGAGCCTTAATTTAAAAGCTATTTATTTTCAGCCTACTTTAAGCGTTAAACTGGCCGACTTTTTAAGTATTGGTGGTGGTTTTGTTTACGACTATGGTAGTGTTGATTTGCAACGCGGCTTGCCCGTTAGCAGTGATGCTGCTATAGATATTAAGGGCCACGGCCATGGCTACGGATGGAACGCCGGTATCTATATCAAAACAGAAGTGGGCATGACTGTCGGTATCACGCATCGGTCAAACGCCAATACGTCTATCAATAACGGTGATGTTACCTATTCAGGCACCATACCCGCATCCATCAAGGCTACTCAGTTTCCCGACGGGACGAAATTTAACGCAGCTATTGATCTGCCTTCAACAACCAGCGTTGGTTTTGGGTTTTATCCAACCAACAAGTGGACTATAGGTGTTGATTTAAACTACGTAAGGTGGCGTTCATACAAGTCTTTAGACTTTAATTTTTCGCAGAGTGTGGGCGGCTCAACGTTTTCAAGTTCGGCACGTAATTATAAGGATGCCTATGATTTTAGGGGAGGAGCCGAGTATAAAGCGACACAGGCTTTTGCCTTGCGTTTTGGAGGGGGTTATGCAACAACATCTGTTAGAGATGGATATGTTACTCCCGAAGCCCCTGATGCTAACCGGGTTTATGGAACAGTTGGCCTGGGCTATACGCTGGCTAAAAAGTTAGATATCGATTTTGCATTTGAATATGAACACCTGATGAACAGAACTCAAACCAATATCGAGTCCGGTTTATCCGGAACATTTAAAACCGATGTTTGGATCCCCGGAATCTCTCTTGCTTATCACTGGTAATACATAAAAACGATCAACATGAAAACTTTTAAAATATATATATATACATTACTTGCGCTGGTATGGGTATCTGCCTGCAAGCCATCGTTTGATACGCCGGCACCAAGTCGCGGTTCTGCCGATTTTACAAGATATATTGCAGTAGGTAATTCGCTAACTGCCGGTTATGCCGATGGCGGATTATACCGGTCGGGGCAATTAAATTCATACCCCAATATGATAGCCACGCAGATGCAGGCGGCAGGCGGCGGCTCTTTTGCTCAGTCACTTTTTACAACGGATCAGGCTAACGGCTCCGGCTATCTGAGG
Proteins encoded in this window:
- the atpD gene encoding F0F1 ATP synthase subunit beta, whose product is MPNIGKISQIIGPVVDVSFANDGQLPRIFDALEITKDNGQKIILEVQQHLGEDRVRAIAMDSTDGLLRGMTVTDTKSPIKMPVGDQIKGRLLNVVGQAIDGIDQLDNSAGAPIHAKPPRFDELSTETEVLFTGIKVIDLIEPYAKGGKIGLFGGAGVGKTVLIMELVNNIAKAYAGLSVFAGVGERTREGNDLLREFIESNVINYGDAFKHSMEEGGWDLSVVDKEKLKESKATLVFGQMNEPPGARARVALSGLTVAEYYRDGDGEGQGKDILFFVDNIFRFTQAGAEVSALLGRMPSAVGYQPTLATEMGLMQERITSTKRGSITSVQAVYVPADDLTDPAPATTFAHLDATTSLSRKIAELGIYPAVDPLDSTSRILSAAILGDEHYNTAQRVKEILQRYKELQDIIAILGMDELSEEDKLVVTRARRVQRFLSQPFHVAEQFTGLKGVLVDIKDTIKGFNMIMDGEVDEYPEAAFNLVGTIEDAIEKGKKLLAEANN
- a CDS encoding OmpP1/FadL family transporter — protein: MRRVLLIGLALLPVMAMAQGFQVNLHGQKQVGMGNTGTGIVQDGASILFNPGAVAMLPENYIQGGISPLVFQSAFQSTGSSQYFNNKNEIATPFTFYAAWGPKASFWKIGLGVYTPFGGLTNWGNTWDGKYALESLNLKAIYFQPTLSVKLADFLSIGGGFVYDYGSVDLQRGLPVSSDAAIDIKGHGHGYGWNAGIYIKTEVGMTVGITHRSNANTSINNGDVTYSGTIPASIKATQFPDGTKFNAAIDLPSTTSVGFGFYPTNKWTIGVDLNYVRWRSYKSLDFNFSQSVGGSTFSSSARNYKDAYDFRGGAEYKATQAFALRFGGGYATTSVRDGYVTPEAPDANRVYGTVGLGYTLAKKLDIDFAFEYEHLMNRTQTNIESGLSGTFKTDVWIPGISLAYHW
- the ilvD gene encoding dihydroxy-acid dehydratase, producing MSSTTDTLQDTELNKYSKVLTQDPTQPAAQAMLYGIGLTEDDMKKAQVGIASMGYDGNTCNMHLNDLAAIVKKGVWDANLVGLIFNTIGVSDGMSNGTDGMRYSLVSRDVIADSIEAVCGAQYYDGLIALPGCDKNMPGTIMAMGRLNRPSIMVYGGTIKPGHYKGEDLNIVSAFEALGKKIAGQLDDFDFKEIIKNACPSAGACGGIYTANTMAAAIEALGMSLPYSSSNPALSDDKKAECLAAGEAIKVLLEKDIKPSDIMTREAFENAIVTIMVLGGSTNAVLHLIAMAKSVDVKLTQDDFQAVSNRIPVLADMKPSGKYMMEDLHNIGGVPAVMKYLLKQGWLHGECLTVTGKTIAENLESVPELEFETQKIIWPVEAPVKATGHLQILYGNLAEGGSVAKISGKEGTHFEGPARVFDGEFELINGIQTGKVKAGDVVVIKNVGPKGAPGMPEMLKPTSAIFGAGLGSSVALITDGRFSGGTHGFVVGHITPECYDGGLLGLVNDDDKIIIDAINNSINLILSDEEIAARKAAWVQPKLRVSKGLLYKYAKTVSTAAEGCVTDEGL
- the atpC gene encoding ATP synthase F1 subunit epsilon; the encoded protein is MNLEILTPDKKVFEGEVKSVTVPGTMGSFEILNNHAAIISTLEDGKLIVRTSGKEEVYIVKGGVVEVLNNKVMVLAEGIIQR